In one Neobacillus sp. WH10 genomic region, the following are encoded:
- a CDS encoding HXXEE domain-containing protein: MLDWVNSKISLETLIWLFPITFLLHDFEEIIFVESWFKKNYARLEPMVPKRMKSVFQDLSETTAARFSIPVFMQFIVYIVASYLVVEQQIYDIFLGLNVLLFLHVFTHLGQSVFFRCYALGVGTAISITLPYSLYLFYRLINETIIGFDELILSLPYGLITILIVWFGHRIAPIILPNN, from the coding sequence ATGTTAGATTGGGTCAATTCGAAAATAAGCCTCGAAACTTTGATATGGCTGTTTCCAATTACTTTTTTATTGCATGATTTTGAGGAAATTATTTTTGTTGAGTCATGGTTTAAAAAGAACTATGCAAGATTAGAACCAATGGTACCTAAAAGAATGAAATCGGTGTTTCAAGACTTATCAGAAACGACCGCAGCAAGATTTTCAATTCCCGTCTTTATGCAATTTATTGTCTATATCGTTGCTTCCTATCTCGTAGTTGAACAACAAATTTATGATATATTTTTGGGTTTAAATGTACTATTATTTCTTCATGTTTTTACACATCTTGGGCAGTCCGTATTTTTTCGTTGCTATGCCCTTGGAGTAGGTACAGCCATATCAATTACGTTGCCCTATTCCCTTTATTTGTTTTATAGGCTTATCAATGAAACCATCATTGGATTTGATGAATTGATTTTAAGTCTCCCTTATGGATTGATTACCATTTTGATTGTTTGGTTTGGCCATAGAATTGCACCGATAATTCTGCCTAATAATTAG
- the serC gene encoding 3-phosphoserine/phosphohydroxythreonine transaminase, whose amino-acid sequence MKLQTHRAFNFNAGPSALPISVLEKAQAELIDFRGTGMSVMELSHRSLAYEEVHNQAISSLKELLSIPDTYEVLFLQGGASLQFSMIPMNFLQIGKKAGYVMTGSWSEKAFSEAKLFGDVYHAASTKEGNYRRIPNVENVQYHTGDAYLHLTSNNTIFGTQWKDFPETGDVPLIADMSSDILSKPIEVSKFALIYAGAQKNLGPSGVTVVIIRKDLLEQANTNIPTMLKYSTHAKNNSLYNTPPTFGIYMLGEVLTWAREIGGLTAIAEQNDKKAKLIYDEIDASNGFYSGHAEPDSRSLMNITFTVKTKDLEKKFLEQAKQEGFIGINGHRSIGGCRVSAYNAVPFEACKAFREFMIQFQKDHS is encoded by the coding sequence ATGAAACTGCAAACACACCGAGCATTCAATTTTAATGCTGGTCCATCCGCTTTACCTATTTCCGTCCTGGAGAAAGCTCAGGCGGAATTGATTGATTTTCGTGGTACAGGAATGTCAGTAATGGAGTTAAGCCATCGGAGCCTGGCCTATGAGGAAGTACATAATCAGGCGATTAGCAGCTTAAAGGAACTCCTATCTATCCCGGATACCTATGAAGTTCTATTTCTTCAGGGCGGAGCTAGTCTTCAGTTTTCAATGATCCCTATGAATTTTTTACAAATAGGGAAAAAAGCTGGATATGTTATGACCGGTTCTTGGTCTGAAAAGGCATTCTCCGAAGCAAAATTATTTGGCGATGTTTACCATGCTGCTTCCACAAAAGAAGGCAACTATCGCAGGATTCCAAACGTTGAAAATGTGCAGTATCATACTGGTGATGCTTATTTACATCTTACTTCCAACAATACGATTTTTGGGACACAGTGGAAGGACTTCCCTGAAACCGGGGATGTTCCATTAATAGCAGACATGTCAAGTGATATTCTCTCTAAACCGATTGAGGTCAGCAAGTTTGCCCTCATTTATGCAGGTGCCCAGAAAAATCTCGGCCCATCTGGTGTGACAGTTGTTATTATACGCAAGGATTTACTTGAACAAGCGAACACCAATATCCCAACAATGTTAAAGTACAGTACGCATGCTAAGAACAACTCCTTGTATAACACACCCCCAACCTTTGGCATATACATGCTGGGAGAGGTCCTTACCTGGGCACGTGAAATAGGTGGATTAACTGCAATTGCTGAGCAAAATGACAAAAAAGCAAAACTGATTTATGACGAAATCGATGCTAGTAATGGTTTTTACAGTGGTCATGCTGAACCGGATAGTCGTTCTCTAATGAATATTACCTTTACCGTAAAAACGAAAGATTTAGAAAAGAAATTCTTGGAGCAAGCTAAACAAGAAGGCTTTATAGGGATAAATGGCCATCGTTCCATCGGCGGATGCCGCGTATCAGCTTACAATGCTGTTCCTTTTGAGGCGTGTAAAGCATTCAGGGAGTTTATGATTCAATTCCAAAAGGATCATAGCTAA
- a CDS encoding EcsC family protein, with amino-acid sequence MTKVESADYLKKELKKIEKWEKNQKGLWFWEKIGRLPFVFLDKLTPKFIQEKIGLMIDELGSFIQTGGKYLISEKSILKKFTSKDSSMERNIISLNQLELLPITTMDEVANEIRNSRTKMATIQGATTGIGGLFTLAIDIPLLLGLSLKVLQEISLCYGYDPKEKSERIFIVKCLQFTSSDIVGKKAILEDLSTFNQDKQNEQMISQLQGWREVVTTFRDNLGWKKLFQIIPITGIIFGAFINRSSIGDVAETGMMLYRKRRIIERINQLEKLQA; translated from the coding sequence TTGACAAAAGTTGAATCAGCTGATTATTTAAAGAAGGAATTGAAAAAGATAGAAAAATGGGAAAAGAACCAAAAGGGTTTATGGTTTTGGGAGAAAATTGGACGATTGCCATTCGTGTTCCTTGATAAACTAACTCCAAAATTTATTCAAGAAAAAATTGGGCTGATGATTGATGAATTAGGTAGTTTCATACAGACGGGCGGGAAATATTTAATAAGTGAGAAAAGTATTCTAAAAAAGTTTACTTCCAAGGATTCTTCAATGGAACGGAATATCATTAGCCTTAATCAACTAGAGCTGTTACCGATCACCACGATGGATGAGGTTGCAAATGAAATAAGAAACTCTAGAACAAAAATGGCTACTATTCAAGGGGCAACAACAGGGATTGGCGGATTGTTTACCCTGGCTATTGATATCCCACTCCTCCTTGGATTATCACTAAAAGTTTTACAAGAGATTTCCCTATGTTATGGGTATGACCCGAAAGAAAAGTCGGAAAGAATATTCATTGTAAAATGTCTGCAATTTACCTCTTCAGATATTGTTGGGAAAAAGGCTATTTTAGAGGATCTTTCTACATTTAATCAAGACAAGCAGAACGAACAAATGATTTCTCAATTGCAAGGATGGCGTGAAGTTGTTACTACTTTTCGAGATAATTTAGGCTGGAAAAAACTTTTTCAAATTATCCCAATTACTGGAATCATTTTTGGTGCATTCATAAATAGATCATCAATTGGCGATGTTGCCGAAACAGGAATGATGCTATACCGAAAACGGAGAATAATAGAGAGGATAAATCAATTGGAAAAACTGCAGGCATAA
- a CDS encoding LLM class flavin-dependent oxidoreductase, whose amino-acid sequence MATIHIPVSVLNLAPIRKGQGPKQAIDAMVDLAKVVEKMGYQRYWIAEHHNTPTLVSSATSILIKHTLDHTNHIRVGSGGIMLPNHSPLVVAEQFGTMATIYPNRVDLGLGRAPGTDMMTANALRRSKNDSVYTFPDDVNALLTYFGPEDQQSYVRAYPGVGTYIPIYILGSSTDSAYLAARLGLPYVFASHFAPRYMEEAISIYRDRFQPSEYLEEPYMMVCLNVIASETDEEAKWLSTTMQQFFLNVVRGSRNQLLPPVENMDEIWNPMEKEMATSMSNVTLMGSKDTVRQQLTSFQEKYNVDELMAVSYIYDLEKQKRSYQILKEVVDGK is encoded by the coding sequence ATGGCAACTATTCATATTCCTGTTTCTGTCTTAAATCTAGCCCCAATCCGCAAGGGCCAGGGTCCAAAACAAGCGATTGATGCCATGGTGGATCTTGCAAAAGTGGTCGAAAAAATGGGATATCAACGATATTGGATTGCAGAGCATCATAATACTCCAACACTTGTCAGTTCTGCTACTTCTATTTTAATCAAGCATACTTTAGATCATACCAATCACATTCGTGTTGGGTCCGGCGGTATCATGCTGCCTAACCATTCCCCATTAGTAGTGGCCGAACAATTCGGAACGATGGCCACAATTTATCCAAATCGTGTCGACCTGGGGCTAGGCCGTGCGCCTGGTACAGACATGATGACCGCAAACGCCTTAAGACGTTCGAAAAATGATTCTGTTTATACATTTCCAGATGATGTTAATGCCTTGCTCACTTATTTTGGCCCGGAAGATCAGCAAAGTTATGTAAGAGCCTATCCTGGTGTTGGTACGTATATTCCAATCTATATCCTCGGTTCGTCTACCGATTCAGCTTACTTAGCAGCAAGATTAGGTCTGCCATATGTATTTGCTTCCCACTTTGCACCGAGGTATATGGAAGAAGCGATTTCTATTTATCGTGACCGCTTCCAGCCATCTGAGTATTTGGAAGAGCCATATATGATGGTATGTTTAAATGTGATTGCATCGGAAACCGATGAAGAGGCAAAATGGTTATCAACAACGATGCAGCAATTTTTCCTGAATGTGGTACGTGGTTCGAGGAATCAGTTGCTTCCGCCTGTTGAGAATATGGATGAGATATGGAATCCTATGGAAAAAGAAATGGCCACATCAATGTCCAATGTGACGCTGATGGGAAGCAAAGATACAGTTAGACAACAATTGACTAGTTTTCAAGAAAAATACAACGTAGATGAACTAATGGCCGTATCATATATTTACGATCTTGAAAAACAAAAACGATCGTATCAAATATTGAAGGAAGTTGTGGACGGAAAATAA